The Zobellia alginiliquefaciens genome contains a region encoding:
- a CDS encoding MIP/aquaporin family protein, with the protein MLIYLYEFIGTALLILIGNGVVANLVLKGTKGPDTGWTGISLAWGIAVFIGVYVSADVSHAHINPAVTLALAIAGKFSWGLVPGYMLAQVLGAMMGNFMIWLSYKKHYDATEDQGAILATFCTAPAIRSPFWNFVTEAIGTFTLVFGVFFIAGGSFGEEAISLGSLDALPVALLVMGIGFGLGGPTGYAINPARDFGPRLLHSILPLKGKGTSDWGYAWIPIVAPLFGAFVAALAYLALSV; encoded by the coding sequence ATGCTTATTTACCTCTATGAATTTATCGGAACCGCTTTGCTTATTCTTATTGGCAATGGTGTTGTTGCCAATCTAGTTTTAAAAGGAACCAAAGGTCCAGATACGGGATGGACGGGTATTTCCTTAGCATGGGGTATTGCCGTTTTTATAGGCGTGTATGTAAGTGCAGATGTTAGCCATGCGCACATAAACCCTGCCGTTACCCTTGCGTTGGCTATAGCCGGAAAATTTAGTTGGGGATTAGTACCCGGCTATATGCTAGCTCAAGTTTTAGGGGCTATGATGGGGAATTTTATGATTTGGCTTTCCTATAAAAAACATTACGACGCTACAGAAGACCAAGGTGCTATATTGGCCACCTTTTGCACAGCACCGGCCATACGCAGTCCATTTTGGAATTTTGTTACAGAAGCTATCGGAACATTCACTTTGGTTTTTGGTGTATTCTTTATTGCCGGTGGCTCTTTTGGGGAAGAAGCTATTTCTTTAGGTTCCTTAGATGCATTGCCAGTAGCCTTACTGGTAATGGGTATAGGTTTTGGTCTTGGAGGCCCAACTGGGTACGCAATTAACCCAGCACGTGATTTTGGTCCGCGATTATTACATTCCATTTTACCATTAAAGGGAAAAGGCACCAGTGATTGGGGATATGCATGGATTCCTATTGTAGCTCCGTTATTTGGAGCTTTTGTAGCCGCTTTGGCTTACCTTGCTCTTTCTGTTTAA
- a CDS encoding alpha/beta hydrolase yields MKKFSLILSFLAIIQIGLAQEFIELPHDKSPTVKWTHTEKQYFSEIWKTEVVTNVSAPTLQVFQPKKPNGTSVIIAPGGALYALSINSEGRDVAKWLAEKGITAFVLKYRLVPTGEDAVQEVSEEGSTNPSRIAERVTPVMPLSVADGLSAVSYVRENARKYKLDPNKIGFMGFSAGGAVTMGVAYNYTENNRPNFLVPVYAWTSAYPVQEAPKNAPKMLVVCATDDPLGLAPGSIEIYNSWAKAGKLPELHMYSKGGHGFGMKEQGLPSDDWIQRFYDWSVAEGITSTLKSE; encoded by the coding sequence ATGAAGAAGTTTAGCCTTATACTTTCATTTTTAGCTATAATTCAGATTGGTTTAGCTCAAGAATTTATAGAGTTGCCCCATGATAAAAGCCCTACCGTAAAATGGACACATACAGAAAAACAGTACTTCTCCGAGATTTGGAAAACGGAAGTGGTAACCAATGTTTCCGCTCCCACACTTCAAGTTTTTCAACCTAAAAAACCAAATGGAACCTCTGTAATCATAGCCCCTGGCGGTGCATTGTACGCTCTGAGCATAAATAGTGAAGGAAGAGATGTTGCTAAATGGCTGGCCGAAAAAGGTATAACCGCCTTTGTATTGAAATACCGCCTTGTTCCAACGGGAGAGGACGCTGTTCAAGAAGTTAGTGAAGAAGGTAGCACGAACCCTTCTCGTATAGCGGAAAGAGTTACTCCAGTTATGCCTTTATCCGTTGCAGACGGCTTATCGGCCGTTAGTTATGTCAGGGAGAATGCGAGAAAATATAAACTAGACCCTAATAAAATAGGCTTTATGGGCTTCTCCGCCGGAGGTGCAGTAACCATGGGTGTAGCGTATAATTATACAGAAAATAATCGCCCTAACTTTTTAGTACCCGTGTACGCTTGGACCAGTGCCTACCCTGTTCAAGAAGCCCCAAAAAACGCTCCTAAAATGCTGGTAGTTTGTGCTACTGACGACCCCTTAGGACTTGCTCCAGGAAGTATTGAAATTTACAACTCGTGGGCTAAAGCCGGTAAACTTCCTGAACTACATATGTACTCAAAAGGCGGTCATGGATTTGGAATGAAAGAACAAGGTTTACCCTCGGACGATTGGATTCAGCGTTTTTATGATTGGTCCGTGGCGGAGGGAATTACCTCAACATTAAAATCTGAATAA